CGAGGTTTCTTATTCCCCTTGGCGTCCAGCTGATTCCCAAGCTCATAGTCGGAAAGGTATGGTCGTTCGGTTTGCGTGATCGTCGCGCCGAACGGTGGATTGGTTAGGATCAGGTCGAACCGATCGGCTTTGAACCCATGGTTCCGCGCGTAGAGATGGTCCATCCGCTCAAGCGCGTCACTCCCAACGACGTTCGTGTGACCGTCGTCGTGAATGATCATGTTCATTTTCGCCACGCGTGCGATTTCATCGTTGATCTCAATTCCGAAGAGGTTTTTCTGGGCGAAGTCGTGCCAGTGTCGATAGTGCTCTTCGCTCCCCTCCTCGTGATACTCGCTCGCTTCGCGCCGGACGGAATTGAGGGCATGAAGCAGGAAGCCGCCCGATCCGCACGAGGGATCTAACACGAGGTCGGTGTTTGTCGGCTCCAGCATCTGCACGGCAAAGTCGATGACCTCGCGCGGCGTGAAATATTGGCCAAAATCGCCCTTGAAAAATCCGTCCATGAACTGCTCGAAGGCTAGTCCTTTAGTGTCTAGGTCAGTCTTGCTGAGATTGATGCCTTCCAAGTGCGACACGATCGTTCGCAGCGTCGCGTCATCAATCTTGATGCTTTCGGTAAACACCTCGGGATCGCGCTCCTTCTGCGTCTCGTAAAGAGCGCGGATGCGATCGGACAATCGGCGGCTCGATTCGTACGTTTTGATTTGAAACTCGTAGGCGTCGCCCTTCTTCCGCTTCGCCTGCTCGTCGCTGATTTTCACGAAGATGATCTTACACAACTCCCCGAACGCGGAAGGCGGCGACAAGCGTCCTCCTCCCCACAATGTCTGATGACATTTGCGGATCGCCGCGATCAACTCCTCTTTATTGACAATCTGGATGTCGGTTGGCCCGCCCTTGAGATACTTGAACTCCTCCGGCCGGCCGTACTGAACGGGCAGGTCAGCGATGATGTTCTCTTCGCGTTCGAGCACACCGTAGCGGCCGGAGAAATCGAACGCACGGCGGGTCGCACCTGCGACGACCATGACGAAGTCGGCGCGGAACTTGGCCCACGTTCCGTTTCCACAGGCCTGTTCGACGGCCTGATTGAACTCGGCATCCGAGATGCCGTCACGTTTGCATTCGATGACGGCGAAGGGTCGCTTGCGTGCGTCGTCGCGGAAGACAACTAGGTCGGCACGGTCTGAGGGGGTACGGTCCGCTACAACGACTTCGACGCCGATCCGAGCCGGTTCATATCCGTAGCGATAGACCAATTCAGCCCAAAACTCGGCGCGTACGCGCTCCTCTGCATCGGAGAATTTCTCGGTCCAATTGACCGTGAGGTAGGTGATTTTCTCGCTCTTACCTTCGCCGCTGATGCGTAGAAGCCCGTCGTTCACAGCCCGTTCCAGATAGCTCATGCCTTCTCCCGTCGCCATCCTTAGCGCAGAGACCGAATCCAGCCGCCAGTGCGCTGGCACTGTGGTTGTGTAGGTCGCGACGCATGTCAAGGGGATGGCGTGGGTAGACGGGAAGCAGCTGCCGCTGGACAGCGGCAGATTCAGCCCTCGAAAGCGTACATCCTTGCAGCCGTCGAGGATCGTCGTGGCACCCGTCCGTCCCTAGACAGGATAGCTTTCACAATTTATCGGACATTACGGTTGGCGAGCTTGAGCGTACCTAGATTGCGTACGGCTGCTGCGGGACGGCACAGCTAGAGTGGCCGGGGGAAGTCACGAGGGTGCTTACAAATTGTCGGGCATCACGTCAGCCAGTTCTTGCGCGTCGCTCGCGTGATTTGCATCGAACGCCTTGACCATCAGGGCGAATAGTCGCCGGTTGAACGCGTTGGCGGGGAAGAGCCGGTCGCCGTATCGCGGG
The nucleotide sequence above comes from Tepidisphaeraceae bacterium. Encoded proteins:
- a CDS encoding restriction endonuclease subunit M, with product MSYLERAVNDGLLRISGEGKSEKITYLTVNWTEKFSDAEERVRAEFWAELVYRYGYEPARIGVEVVVADRTPSDRADLVVFRDDARKRPFAVIECKRDGISDAEFNQAVEQACGNGTWAKFRADFVMVVAGATRRAFDFSGRYGVLEREENIIADLPVQYGRPEEFKYLKGGPTDIQIVNKEELIAAIRKCHQTLWGGGRLSPPSAFGELCKIIFVKISDEQAKRKKGDAYEFQIKTYESSRRLSDRIRALYETQKERDPEVFTESIKIDDATLRTIVSHLEGINLSKTDLDTKGLAFEQFMDGFFKGDFGQYFTPREVIDFAVQMLEPTNTDLVLDPSCGSGGFLLHALNSVRREASEYHEEGSEEHYRHWHDFAQKNLFGIEINDEIARVAKMNMIIHDDGHTNVVGSDALERMDHLYARNHGFKADRFDLILTNPPFGATITQTERPYLSDYELGNQLDAKGNKKPRKAQKTEILFLERIWQFLKPGTGRAAIVLPEGILTNASLQYVRDFLFERFQLLSVVSIPQTAFAHYGAAVKASVIFVRKRASHEKVNDAEPVFMALAENIGYDATGRKSYQVIETKTQGSIRTEVQRCDLFDVRVRFERQGENWVEKPHEIIPNTGILGQYRKFEKAPKPFFV